The Labrys wisconsinensis genome has a window encoding:
- a CDS encoding alpha/beta fold hydrolase: protein MIPALVVIAVLVLVHLAAAVVATRVIAARIEEQNPPGGVFVPVTGGHLHLYDLAPAAPAGPAILLIHGATSNARDMVVALGEELARRHRVIAVDRPGHGWSSRPRGRADASPARQAALIAEALRRLGVGKVVVVGHSLAGAVAAAFALDHAEATAGLVLLAPVTHPWPGGVTWYYDIAARPVLGRLFVGTVMAPLGAWQLEASAKASFAPLAGPADYARRTAAGLVLRPAEFRWNAQDVADLLPFVRKQAARYGAIGAPTAILASDDDTVVSTAIHATAIARQIAGARLVLLQGMGHQIHYNAREAVLAEIERVAADATTAA from the coding sequence ATGATCCCCGCCCTTGTCGTGATCGCCGTCCTCGTCCTCGTCCATCTCGCGGCGGCGGTGGTGGCGACGCGGGTGATCGCCGCCCGGATCGAGGAGCAGAACCCGCCCGGCGGCGTGTTCGTGCCGGTGACGGGCGGACACCTGCACCTCTACGATCTTGCGCCGGCGGCGCCGGCCGGCCCGGCCATCCTGCTGATCCACGGCGCGACCTCCAATGCCCGCGACATGGTCGTCGCGCTCGGCGAGGAGCTCGCCCGGCGGCACCGCGTCATCGCGGTCGACCGGCCGGGACATGGCTGGAGCAGCCGCCCTCGCGGCCGTGCCGACGCGTCGCCGGCGCGCCAGGCGGCGCTGATCGCCGAGGCGCTGCGGCGGCTGGGGGTCGGCAAGGTCGTGGTCGTCGGCCATTCCCTGGCCGGGGCGGTCGCCGCCGCCTTCGCCCTCGACCATGCCGAGGCGACGGCCGGCCTGGTGCTGCTCGCGCCGGTGACGCATCCATGGCCGGGCGGCGTCACCTGGTACTACGACATCGCCGCCAGGCCTGTGCTGGGCCGGCTCTTCGTCGGCACCGTGATGGCGCCGCTCGGCGCCTGGCAGCTCGAGGCCAGCGCAAAGGCCTCCTTCGCGCCGCTGGCCGGACCGGCCGACTATGCCCGCCGGACGGCGGCGGGCCTTGTGCTGCGGCCGGCCGAGTTCCGCTGGAACGCGCAGGACGTCGCCGACCTCCTGCCCTTCGTGCGCAAGCAGGCCGCGCGCTACGGCGCCATCGGCGCGCCGACCGCGATCCTGGCCAGCGACGACGACACGGTGGTGTCCACCGCCATCCATGCCACGGCGATCGCCCGGCAGATCGCCGGCGCGCGCCTCGTCCTGCTGCAGGGCATGGGCCACCAGATCCACTACAATGCCCGCGAGGCGGTGCTGGCCGAGATCGAACGCGTCGCGGCCGACGCGACGACGGCCGCCTGA
- the ykgO gene encoding type B 50S ribosomal protein L36: MKIRNSLKSLRLRHRDNQLVRRRGRVYIINKTQKRYKARQG; the protein is encoded by the coding sequence ATGAAGATTCGCAATTCGCTCAAGTCGCTCCGCCTGCGCCACCGCGACAACCAGCTGGTCCGCCGGCGCGGCCGCGTCTACATCATCAACAAGACCCAGAAGCGCTACAAGGCCCGCCAGGGCTGA
- a CDS encoding EAL domain-containing protein, which translates to MSDCPQAVFPTVPAPRPATGEGLIAPHVALTSIACVVYDWCLRSDRLAWSPNADAVFRLAAGPPPTSGEGFAALIDRDAAGRRVQALAGADRPDAAQGVPYRMQYALHAPRRAGAGQAWIEEIGRWFAGPDGHPDRAHGTMRLIDRRHGEEPGTRPRPDAAARAWDRAELLQALHTAIEGATRHRRGCAFLLAGIELAGDGMHGLAAGEEAIAVVAGRIRARMRGADVLGRLSDARLGIVLGTCEGVEMPAAAQRFLEAVAGAVVVTRAGLMPVRIAIGGVLAPRHARTAAQAMDRAEAALHDCRSTRAGFLAFSPNAAPGGRRGAGRPDDIVAALNDRRLALAFEPVLDAATLRPAFHDGRLVQRLPDGTIAPVPALTPADAAEGLAPLLDHRRLELAAEALSSHDRLAVRLATIPDPDWLAAQAVVLRHRRLAHRLILGIGEATIAADPAAAGRLLGSLRDQGVAVAIDGFGSGGLPLRTLRDLPVDMVRLDGAFVAAMAHSPDGRFLVRTLIDLARQLGLTTLAPWVPDEAAAAQLAAWGCDYLQGALVARAAPKPAAAATGVQALAG; encoded by the coding sequence ATGTCCGATTGTCCGCAGGCCGTCTTTCCCACCGTTCCAGCTCCCCGGCCGGCAACCGGCGAAGGGCTGATCGCCCCGCATGTCGCGCTCACCTCGATCGCCTGCGTCGTCTATGACTGGTGCCTGCGCAGCGATCGCCTGGCCTGGAGCCCCAATGCCGACGCGGTTTTCCGGCTCGCCGCCGGCCCGCCGCCGACGAGCGGCGAGGGGTTCGCGGCGCTGATCGATCGCGACGCGGCGGGCCGCCGCGTCCAGGCGCTCGCCGGAGCCGACCGGCCGGACGCAGCTCAAGGCGTGCCCTATCGGATGCAGTACGCCCTGCACGCGCCCCGGCGGGCCGGTGCGGGCCAGGCCTGGATCGAGGAGATCGGCCGCTGGTTCGCCGGACCGGACGGCCACCCCGACCGGGCCCATGGCACGATGCGCCTGATCGATCGCCGCCATGGCGAGGAGCCCGGCACCAGGCCCCGGCCCGATGCGGCGGCGCGTGCCTGGGACCGGGCCGAGCTGCTGCAGGCCCTGCACACGGCGATCGAGGGCGCGACGCGCCACCGCCGAGGCTGCGCCTTCCTGCTCGCCGGGATCGAGCTCGCCGGGGACGGCATGCATGGCCTGGCGGCCGGCGAAGAGGCGATCGCCGTGGTTGCGGGGCGCATCCGCGCCCGGATGCGCGGCGCCGACGTGCTGGGCCGACTCTCGGACGCCAGGCTCGGCATCGTGCTGGGCACCTGCGAAGGGGTCGAGATGCCGGCGGCCGCACAGCGCTTCCTCGAGGCCGTCGCCGGGGCGGTCGTCGTCACCCGGGCCGGCCTGATGCCGGTGCGGATCGCCATCGGCGGCGTGCTGGCGCCGCGCCACGCCCGCACCGCCGCGCAGGCGATGGACCGGGCGGAAGCGGCGCTGCACGACTGCCGGTCGACCCGGGCCGGCTTCCTGGCGTTCAGCCCGAATGCGGCGCCCGGCGGACGGCGCGGCGCCGGCCGGCCCGACGACATCGTCGCCGCCCTGAACGACCGCCGCCTCGCTCTCGCCTTCGAGCCGGTGCTGGATGCGGCGACGCTGCGCCCTGCCTTCCACGACGGCCGGCTCGTGCAGCGCCTGCCGGACGGCACCATCGCTCCGGTCCCCGCCCTGACGCCGGCGGACGCGGCCGAGGGTCTCGCGCCCCTGCTCGACCACCGGCGGCTGGAGCTCGCCGCGGAAGCGTTGAGCAGCCATGACAGGCTGGCCGTGCGGCTCGCGACGATCCCCGACCCCGATTGGTTGGCCGCCCAGGCCGTGGTGCTGCGCCATCGCCGCCTGGCCCATCGGCTGATCCTGGGCATCGGCGAGGCCACGATCGCCGCCGACCCGGCCGCGGCCGGGCGGCTGCTGGGCAGCCTGAGGGACCAGGGCGTCGCGGTGGCGATCGACGGGTTCGGCTCGGGCGGCCTGCCGCTGCGCACCCTGCGCGATCTGCCCGTCGACATGGTCCGGCTCGACGGCGCCTTCGTCGCGGCCATGGCGCATTCGCCGGACGGCCGCTTCCTCGTGCGCACCCTGATCGACCTCGCCCGCCAGCTCGGCCTGACCACGCTCGCTCCCTGGGTGCCGGACGAAGCCGCGGCGGCGCAGCTCGCCGCCTGGGGTTGCGACTACTTGCAGGGCGCGCTGGTGGCCCGGGCCGCGCCGAAGCCGGCTGCGGCGGCGACCGGCGTGCAGGCCCTGGCGGGATGA
- the zapE gene encoding cell division protein ZapE, whose amino-acid sequence MRTAYAALVASGEIEADPAQQAVVERLDALVGRLNERASARKGGALARLFGRAPPKEAPKGLYIWGSVGRGKTMLMDLFYEHLPPALPRRRVHFNAFMNDVHERIFRHRNAVKAGQARGDDPIPPVAAALAAEAGLLCFDEFSVTDIADAMLLGRLFTRLFEDGVVVVATSNVEPDRLYEGGLNRALFVPFIDLLKRHMEIVKLEARTDYRREKLAGGATYVVATGAPAKAALDAAFQRLTGVARGKPRILIVKGRELVIPEAEKGVARASFDALCREPLGPADTLAIAQAFHTLVLDAVPVLGEGERNAAKRFITLIDSLYDAGAKLVVSAAAEPDGLYPAGEGREAFEFQRTASRLVEMRSEDYLARPHNAGAPKPGIVET is encoded by the coding sequence TTGCGCACAGCCTATGCAGCCCTCGTCGCATCGGGGGAGATCGAGGCCGATCCGGCACAGCAGGCGGTGGTCGAGCGGCTCGACGCGCTCGTCGGCCGCCTGAACGAGCGGGCCTCCGCCCGCAAGGGCGGCGCCCTGGCCCGGCTGTTCGGCCGCGCCCCGCCGAAGGAGGCGCCCAAGGGCCTCTACATCTGGGGCAGCGTCGGCCGCGGCAAGACCATGCTGATGGACCTGTTCTACGAGCACCTGCCGCCGGCGCTGCCCAGGCGGCGCGTGCATTTCAACGCCTTCATGAACGACGTGCACGAGCGGATCTTCCGCCACCGCAATGCCGTGAAGGCCGGGCAGGCCAGGGGCGACGACCCGATCCCGCCGGTGGCCGCGGCGCTGGCGGCGGAAGCGGGCCTCCTGTGCTTCGACGAGTTCAGCGTCACCGACATCGCCGACGCCATGCTGCTCGGCCGGCTGTTCACCCGCCTGTTCGAGGACGGCGTGGTCGTCGTGGCGACCTCGAACGTCGAGCCGGACCGGCTCTACGAGGGCGGCCTCAACCGCGCGCTGTTCGTGCCCTTCATCGATCTCCTCAAGCGCCACATGGAGATCGTCAAGCTGGAGGCGCGCACCGACTACCGGCGCGAGAAGCTGGCGGGCGGGGCGACCTATGTGGTGGCGACCGGCGCGCCGGCGAAGGCCGCGCTCGACGCCGCCTTCCAGCGCCTCACCGGCGTGGCGCGCGGCAAGCCGCGAATCCTCATCGTCAAGGGACGGGAGCTCGTCATCCCCGAGGCGGAGAAGGGCGTGGCGCGTGCCTCCTTCGACGCGCTGTGCCGTGAGCCGCTCGGCCCGGCCGACACCCTCGCCATCGCGCAGGCGTTCCATACGCTGGTGCTCGACGCCGTGCCGGTGCTGGGCGAGGGCGAGCGCAACGCCGCCAAGCGCTTCATCACCCTGATCGACAGCCTCTACGATGCCGGGGCCAAGCTGGTGGTCTCGGCCGCGGCGGAGCCGGACGGGCTCTATCCGGCCGGCGAAGGCCGCGAAGCCTTCGAGTTCCAGCGCACCGCCTCGCGCCTGGTCGAGATGCGGTCCGAGGACTATCTCGCCCGGCCGCACAATGCCGGCGCGCCGAAGCCGGGCATCGTCGAGACATGA
- a CDS encoding glutathione S-transferase family protein, with the protein MAEYKLYGFGESGNSYKAALMLTLSGCDWECIPVDFFAGETRGEAFRSTVNEMGEAPVLVHGDMMLSQSGVILDYLAARVGRFEPRSEEERQEIWRWILFDNHKFTSYLATLRFLVGLQKTGETPVTEWLRGRVKGAFAIVEKHLDGRDFLVAGRPTIADLSLAGYVYYEEETGLDRSAYPRIGAWAQRIAALPGWRPPYELMPSVLKAKA; encoded by the coding sequence ATGGCGGAGTACAAGCTCTACGGCTTCGGCGAATCGGGCAACAGCTACAAGGCGGCGCTGATGCTCACCCTCTCCGGCTGCGACTGGGAATGCATCCCGGTCGACTTCTTCGCCGGCGAGACGCGCGGCGAGGCGTTTCGCAGCACGGTGAACGAGATGGGCGAGGCGCCGGTGCTGGTGCACGGCGACATGATGCTGAGCCAGTCCGGGGTGATCCTCGACTATCTCGCCGCCCGGGTCGGCCGCTTCGAGCCGCGCAGCGAGGAGGAGCGGCAGGAGATCTGGCGCTGGATCCTGTTCGACAACCACAAGTTCACCAGCTATCTCGCCACGCTGCGCTTCCTCGTCGGCCTGCAGAAGACCGGCGAGACGCCGGTGACGGAATGGCTGCGCGGCCGGGTGAAGGGGGCCTTCGCCATCGTCGAGAAGCATCTCGACGGGCGCGACTTCCTCGTCGCCGGCCGGCCGACCATCGCCGACCTCTCGCTGGCCGGCTATGTCTACTACGAGGAGGAGACGGGCCTGGACCGCAGCGCCTATCCGCGGATCGGCGCCTGGGCGCAGCGCATCGCCGCCCTGCCAGGCTGGCGCCCTCCCTATGAGCTGATGCCGAGCGTCCTCAAGGCAAAGGCCTGA
- the pyk gene encoding pyruvate kinase yields the protein MRRQRKVKILATLGPASSSKEMIGKLFAAGADVFRINMSHTSHDRMRELIATIREVEDQYGRPIGILADLQGPKLRIGEFEGGAVELENGARFTLDNDQRPGDTTRVYLPHPEILAAIEPGHTLLLDDGKVRLKALDCSSSHATTEVVVGGRMSNRKGVSLPDTEIPVSAMTEKDRSDLEAAVNTGVDWVAVSFVQRPEDVAEVRKIARGRALIMSKIEKPQAVARLDEILEASDALMVARGDLGVEMPLEKVPGLQKRIVRAARKLGKPVVVATQMLESMITTPVPTRAEVSDVATAVFEGADAVMLSAESAAGKYPVEAVATMNRIAEEVERDILHRTIINAQRNEPEQTGADAIAAAARTVAETLDLAALIAWTASGSTGLRVARERAEMPLLALSPNISTGRRLALVWGVHAILTADARDINDMVERACRHAYKDGFAKPGQRVLIIAGVPFGTPGATNMVRIAFVGSDDIEGV from the coding sequence ATGCGCCGTCAGCGAAAGGTCAAGATTCTCGCCACCCTCGGCCCGGCCTCCTCCTCCAAGGAGATGATTGGCAAGCTGTTTGCGGCCGGCGCCGACGTGTTCCGCATCAACATGAGCCACACCTCGCATGACCGGATGCGCGAGCTGATCGCCACCATCCGCGAGGTGGAGGACCAGTACGGCCGGCCGATCGGCATCCTCGCCGACCTGCAGGGGCCGAAGCTGCGCATCGGCGAGTTCGAGGGGGGCGCGGTCGAATTGGAGAACGGCGCCCGGTTCACCCTCGACAACGACCAGCGGCCCGGCGACACGACGCGGGTCTACCTGCCGCATCCGGAGATCCTGGCGGCGATCGAGCCCGGCCACACCCTGCTGCTCGACGACGGCAAGGTGCGGCTGAAGGCCCTGGACTGCTCCTCCAGCCATGCCACGACCGAGGTGGTCGTCGGCGGCCGCATGTCGAACCGCAAGGGCGTGTCGCTGCCCGACACCGAGATCCCGGTCTCGGCGATGACCGAGAAGGACCGGTCCGACCTCGAAGCCGCGGTCAACACCGGCGTCGACTGGGTTGCGGTCTCCTTCGTGCAGCGGCCGGAGGACGTGGCGGAGGTGCGCAAGATCGCCCGCGGCCGCGCCCTGATCATGTCCAAGATCGAGAAGCCGCAGGCCGTGGCGCGCCTGGACGAGATCCTGGAAGCGTCCGACGCGCTGATGGTGGCCCGCGGCGACCTCGGCGTGGAGATGCCGCTGGAGAAGGTGCCCGGCCTGCAGAAGCGCATCGTGCGCGCCGCCCGCAAGCTCGGCAAGCCGGTGGTCGTCGCCACGCAGATGCTGGAATCGATGATCACCACCCCGGTGCCGACCCGCGCCGAGGTCTCGGACGTGGCGACCGCCGTGTTCGAGGGCGCCGACGCCGTGATGCTCTCGGCCGAAAGCGCCGCCGGCAAATATCCGGTCGAGGCGGTCGCGACCATGAACCGCATCGCCGAGGAGGTGGAGCGCGACATCCTCCACCGCACCATCATCAACGCCCAGCGCAACGAGCCGGAGCAGACCGGCGCGGACGCCATCGCCGCCGCGGCCCGCACCGTGGCCGAGACGCTCGACCTCGCCGCCCTGATCGCCTGGACCGCCTCCGGCTCCACCGGCCTGCGCGTGGCGCGCGAGCGCGCCGAGATGCCGCTGCTGGCGCTGTCGCCCAACATCTCCACCGGCCGCCGGCTCGCGCTGGTCTGGGGCGTGCACGCCATCCTCACCGCCGATGCCCGCGACATCAACGACATGGTCGAGCGCGCCTGCCGCCACGCCTACAAGGACGGCTTCGCCAAGCCGGGCCAGCGCGTGCTGATCATCGCCGGCGTCCCCTTCGGCACGCCGGGCGCCACCAACATGGTGCGCATCGCCTTCGTCGGATCGGACGACATCGAGGGGGTGTAG
- a CDS encoding TetR/AcrR family transcriptional regulator: protein MKPAARTQESTGDRLLEIATDHVRRHGMERTTIVSVAREAGVSHAAVYRYYASKDALIDAVTGQWLKAVETQVATVADAPDPADDKLERMMLLIARLYRQRLEAEPALYALWLAALAGRRAVVRKHKRRLRALIERVVEEGRSTELFRARSNERLIAFLNDALHRFIDPVAIAADKDTERGELEQRLARLLRVAIRAMAAGSV, encoded by the coding sequence ATGAAGCCGGCGGCGCGGACGCAGGAATCGACGGGCGACCGGCTGCTCGAGATCGCGACCGACCATGTCCGCCGCCACGGCATGGAGCGCACCACCATCGTCTCGGTGGCGCGCGAGGCCGGGGTCAGCCACGCCGCGGTCTATCGCTATTATGCCTCCAAGGATGCGCTGATCGATGCCGTCACCGGGCAATGGCTGAAGGCGGTCGAGACCCAGGTCGCCACCGTGGCCGACGCCCCCGATCCCGCCGACGACAAGCTCGAGCGCATGATGCTGCTGATCGCCCGGCTCTACCGCCAGCGCCTCGAAGCCGAGCCCGCGCTCTACGCCCTGTGGCTCGCGGCGCTGGCCGGACGACGGGCGGTGGTGCGCAAGCACAAGCGGCGCCTGCGCGCGCTGATCGAGCGGGTGGTGGAAGAAGGCCGCTCCACCGAGCTGTTCCGCGCCCGGTCGAACGAACGGCTGATCGCGTTCCTGAACGATGCGCTGCACCGCTTCATCGACCCGGTCGCCATTGCGGCGGACAAGGACACCGAGCGCGGCGAGCTCGAGCAGCGGCTGGCGCGGCTGCTGCGCGTCGCCATCCGCGCCATGGCGGCGGGAAGCGTCTGA
- a CDS encoding caspase family protein → MEIIMGIRLRAILALILIFSPCAAFADKRVALLIGNSSYSAVAKLVNPPNDVAAMKQAFEAAGFDKVTPAVDLGHDDFIKALRSFEDDAQDSDVAVVYYSGHGLEMNGENYLIPVDAQLHADRDVEDEAISLERVLHAVSGARRLKLVILDACRNNPFSASMKRSAGTRSLDRGLGRVEPEGSDTLVAFAAKAGTVALDGDGQNSPFAVGLAKHLFEPGVDIRLALGRVRDEVLGATRRQQEPFTYGSLGGDAVALSKVDPGPEAPKPAADVPTPPVAERRDACADAATHWQQAQKFDRIDLYQRHLALFGQCAFADFAKARIEELQRAAAAPPPPPDAARLALATADFTGTWSNGTAPIRIKQNGDSISFRYLAGQFDHRFVGRIVAPGEVEGQYSPRLNRATGCRTSLEVHLKMDSPRTFTLTWRALDSNCDLKAGQTGQDPGFTKFD, encoded by the coding sequence ATGGAGATCATCATGGGGATACGTCTGCGGGCAATCCTGGCTCTGATCCTGATTTTCAGCCCATGCGCGGCGTTCGCCGACAAGAGAGTCGCGCTCCTGATCGGCAATTCCTCCTACAGCGCGGTTGCAAAGCTGGTGAATCCGCCGAACGACGTTGCCGCCATGAAGCAGGCCTTCGAGGCGGCCGGCTTCGACAAGGTGACGCCGGCCGTCGACCTCGGCCACGATGACTTCATCAAGGCCTTGCGCAGCTTCGAGGACGACGCCCAGGATTCGGATGTCGCGGTCGTCTATTATTCCGGCCACGGCCTGGAGATGAACGGCGAGAACTACCTCATCCCGGTCGATGCCCAGCTGCACGCCGATCGCGATGTCGAGGACGAGGCCATTTCGCTGGAGCGTGTCCTCCACGCCGTGTCCGGCGCGCGCCGGCTGAAGCTGGTGATCCTGGACGCGTGCCGCAACAATCCCTTCTCGGCTTCGATGAAGCGATCGGCGGGCACTCGCTCGCTGGACCGGGGACTGGGGCGCGTGGAGCCGGAGGGCAGCGACACACTGGTCGCCTTTGCCGCCAAGGCCGGCACCGTGGCGCTGGACGGCGACGGCCAGAACAGCCCGTTCGCGGTCGGGCTGGCCAAGCATCTGTTCGAGCCGGGTGTCGACATCCGTCTGGCGCTCGGCCGGGTTCGCGACGAGGTCCTGGGGGCCACCCGACGGCAGCAGGAGCCGTTCACCTATGGCTCGCTCGGCGGTGACGCAGTCGCGCTGTCGAAGGTCGATCCCGGCCCCGAGGCGCCCAAGCCTGCCGCGGATGTCCCTACGCCGCCGGTGGCCGAGCGGCGCGATGCCTGCGCCGACGCGGCCACGCATTGGCAGCAGGCGCAGAAGTTCGATCGGATCGATCTCTACCAGCGCCACCTCGCCCTGTTCGGGCAATGTGCCTTCGCCGATTTCGCCAAGGCGAGGATCGAGGAATTGCAGCGCGCCGCCGCTGCGCCACCACCGCCGCCGGATGCGGCAAGGCTCGCTCTGGCCACGGCCGATTTCACCGGCACGTGGAGCAACGGCACGGCCCCGATCCGGATCAAGCAGAACGGAGACAGCATCTCGTTTCGATACCTGGCGGGTCAGTTCGATCACAGGTTCGTCGGGCGGATCGTCGCGCCCGGCGAGGTCGAGGGGCAGTATTCGCCGCGCCTGAACCGCGCGACGGGCTGCAGGACGAGCCTCGAAGTCCATCTCAAGATGGATAGCCCGAGGACGTTCACGCTGACATGGCGTGCCCTGGATTCGAACTGCGACCTCAAGGCCGGGCAGACCGGCCAGGATCCCGGCTTCACGAAGTTCGATTGA
- a CDS encoding tetratricopeptide repeat protein produces MLALLVGLAVIAPALAEVKPSAKVLDELYDRLAKAKTDAEAQGISGAIQRVQIRSGSDTADLLMSRAMTAFQAGNDDLAIDLLSAVIRLSPDFTEAWNRRATVYYRKNDYARAMADIAETLKRDPRHVGAWAGLGMILRETGDKKRAYAAFQKALAVNPHLTEVRKAVDDLRPEVEGRDI; encoded by the coding sequence ATGCTTGCCCTGCTCGTCGGGCTGGCCGTCATCGCGCCGGCCTTGGCCGAGGTGAAGCCCAGCGCCAAGGTGCTGGACGAGCTCTACGACCGCCTGGCCAAGGCCAAGACGGATGCGGAGGCGCAGGGCATTTCCGGCGCCATCCAGCGAGTGCAGATCCGCTCCGGCAGCGACACGGCCGACCTCCTGATGAGCCGGGCCATGACCGCCTTCCAGGCCGGCAACGACGATCTCGCCATCGATCTGCTCAGCGCCGTCATCCGGCTGTCGCCGGATTTCACCGAGGCCTGGAACCGGCGCGCCACCGTCTATTATCGCAAGAACGACTATGCCCGGGCGATGGCGGACATCGCCGAGACGCTGAAGCGTGATCCGCGCCATGTCGGGGCCTGGGCCGGCCTCGGCATGATCCTGCGCGAGACCGGCGACAAGAAGCGCGCCTATGCCGCCTTCCAGAAGGCGCTGGCGGTCAACCCGCACCTCACCGAGGTGCGCAAGGCGGTCGACGACCTGCGCCCCGAGGTCGAGGGCCGCGACATCTGA
- a CDS encoding DUF1036 domain-containing protein: MLRFLLLGGTVLTLASFGGVTPALADFRLCNNTGSRVGVAIGYRDKEGWLTEGWWNVSARSCETILKGQLTARYYYLYAVDYDQGGEWSGKSFMCTREKEFTIRGFENCLARGYDRTGFFEIDSAEQKSWTVQLSEQAQAGAKPKSSAPADVPPSPAGSPGAQPPAPATPGASPPP; the protein is encoded by the coding sequence ATGCTTCGTTTCCTGCTCCTCGGCGGCACGGTCCTGACGCTCGCCTCCTTCGGCGGCGTGACCCCGGCGCTGGCCGATTTCCGCCTGTGCAACAACACCGGCAGCCGCGTCGGCGTGGCCATCGGCTATCGCGACAAGGAGGGCTGGCTGACGGAAGGCTGGTGGAACGTCTCGGCGCGCAGCTGCGAGACCATCCTCAAGGGCCAGCTCACCGCCCGCTATTATTATCTCTACGCCGTGGACTACGACCAGGGCGGCGAGTGGAGCGGCAAGTCCTTCATGTGCACGCGCGAGAAGGAATTCACCATCCGCGGCTTCGAGAACTGCCTGGCGCGCGGCTATGACCGCACCGGCTTCTTCGAGATCGATTCCGCCGAGCAGAAGAGCTGGACCGTGCAGCTCTCCGAGCAGGCCCAGGCCGGCGCCAAGCCCAAGTCGAGCGCCCCGGCCGACGTGCCGCCCTCGCCGGCGGGATCGCCCGGGGCGCAGCCGCCCGCGCCCGCGACACCGGGCGCTTCCCCGCCACCCTGA
- a CDS encoding MFS transporter, with translation MTAPASRSTAVALLVAGAFFMENLDGTVIVTALPEMARSFGVHPIDLNIGISAYVLTLAVLIPASGWAADRFGARRVFAGAVVVFTVASMLCGLSGDLTTFTLARILQGAGGALMVPVGRLAVLRSTGKHELVRAIATITWPGLAAPVVGPPLGGFITTYASWHWIFFLNLPLGLIAFVLALRLIPDTERGRPVPFDPLGFILTGLACSAVMAGLDLVGRSTGWPLAGLCLLVGVGTGAAATLHARRRPHPLVDLRALSLRSYAVTIWGGSLFRIAIAAIPFLLPLMFQLGFGLDAFRSGLLVLAVFAGNLAMKPLTTAVLHRFSFRAILLWNGLLNAAAIFACALLTPATPVAVVAALLFVSGLTRSMQFTALNTLAFADVPEAWMSGANTLFNMAQQMAMGMGIAAGAVALRAAGWFVPGAPAVPLGSFHLAFLMTGMIALAGCLDLLGLERTAGDAVRARRAAQGSAG, from the coding sequence ATGACCGCGCCGGCCTCGCGCAGCACCGCCGTCGCCCTCCTGGTCGCCGGCGCCTTCTTCATGGAGAACCTCGACGGCACCGTCATCGTGACGGCGCTGCCGGAGATGGCCCGATCCTTCGGCGTCCATCCCATCGACCTCAACATCGGCATTTCCGCCTATGTCCTGACGCTCGCCGTGCTGATCCCGGCGAGCGGCTGGGCGGCGGACCGGTTCGGCGCCCGCCGGGTGTTCGCCGGCGCGGTCGTGGTGTTCACCGTCGCCTCGATGCTCTGCGGCCTCAGCGGCGACCTCACCACCTTCACGCTCGCGCGGATCCTGCAGGGCGCCGGCGGAGCGCTGATGGTGCCGGTCGGACGGCTCGCGGTGCTGCGCTCGACCGGCAAGCACGAGCTGGTGCGGGCGATCGCCACCATCACCTGGCCGGGCCTGGCGGCGCCCGTGGTCGGTCCGCCGCTGGGCGGCTTCATCACCACCTACGCCTCCTGGCACTGGATCTTCTTCCTCAACCTGCCGCTCGGGCTCATCGCCTTCGTGCTCGCCCTGCGCCTGATTCCCGACACGGAGCGAGGGCGGCCCGTGCCGTTCGATCCGCTCGGCTTCATCCTGACGGGCCTGGCCTGCTCGGCCGTGATGGCCGGGCTCGACCTCGTCGGCCGGAGCACGGGCTGGCCGCTGGCGGGCCTCTGCCTGCTGGTCGGCGTGGGCACCGGCGCGGCGGCGACCTTGCATGCGCGGCGGCGCCCGCACCCGCTGGTCGATCTGAGGGCGCTCTCCCTGCGCAGCTATGCCGTGACGATCTGGGGCGGCTCGCTGTTCCGCATCGCCATCGCCGCCATCCCCTTCCTGCTGCCGCTGATGTTCCAGCTCGGCTTCGGCCTCGACGCGTTCCGGTCGGGGCTGCTGGTGCTCGCCGTCTTCGCCGGCAACCTCGCCATGAAGCCGCTGACCACCGCGGTGCTGCACCGGTTCAGCTTCCGGGCGATCCTGCTCTGGAACGGGCTCCTCAACGCCGCGGCGATCTTCGCCTGCGCCCTGCTGACGCCGGCGACGCCGGTGGCCGTGGTCGCGGCCCTGCTCTTCGTCAGCGGCCTGACGCGCTCCATGCAGTTCACGGCCCTCAACACGCTCGCCTTCGCCGACGTGCCGGAGGCCTGGATGAGCGGCGCCAACACGCTGTTCAACATGGCGCAGCAGATGGCGATGGGCATGGGCATCGCCGCCGGCGCCGTGGCGCTGCGGGCGGCCGGATGGTTCGTGCCGGGCGCCCCCGCGGTCCCGCTCGGCAGCTTCCATCTCGCCTTCCTCATGACGGGGATGATCGCCCTCGCCGGCTGCCTCGACCTCCTCGGGCTCGAGCGCACCGCCGGCGACGCCGTCCGCGCCCGCCGGGCCGCGCAGGGCTCGGCAGGCTGA